DNA sequence from the Sinomonas terrae genome:
GGGGGAGGTTCACCGGGGCCACGATCGGCTCCTTCGTCGGGCTCGTCCCCTCCGAGCACTCCTCGGGCGGCTCCCGCGCCCAAGGCCCGGTCACCAAAGCCGGCAACTCCCACGCCCGCAGGCTGCTTGTCGAGGCAGCCTGGCACCACCGCGCCCACTACAGCATCGGAAAGAGGATGCAGGATCGCTGGGACCTCGCCCCCGCAGCCGCCAGGGCCCGGGGCGATGCGGGCAATCGGCGCCTGCACGCCCGCTGGGTCAAGTTCCTCAAGCGCAGCAAGCGGCCCACCGTCGCCAACGCCGCAATAGCACGCGAGCTGGCAGGCTGGTGCTGGTCCCTAGCCGTCATGGACGACTGAGCTTCGCAGACCGCTTCGCCGAGGATGGGGAATGACGGCAGCGCGTGGAGCTACCCGCGTCCGTTCTATGAGCAGGCCTCCCGGGCCGACGCTCGACTTCTAGACCCGCGGAACAGCTCCAGCCGAACCACCGCCCTGCGGTAGCCAACCCGCGCATATCAGTCTGACCGCGCGTCGCCGAACGACACGCTCGCCACCCCCCACCTAGCGAAGCACAGAGGTGCCGCCGGGGACCTCCTTCCCGACGGCACCTCACCATGCCCACTTGACAGAACACCGCTCAATATCAGAACGGCGGCGGGGCGTCAGGCTCTGGATACGTGACGTATCGACGGCCCGTCGGCGAAGTCCACTCAAGAATTCCGCCCGGCGGCGCATCAACAGTTGCGGGTGATGAGGCCTCGGCTTCGTATTGTTTCTCCGGGTCGTCTTGTTTCTCCGGGTCGTCTCGTTTCTCCGGGTCGTCTTGCGTCTCCGGCCTCACCTGCCGCAGTTTCCACACACCCAAGCTCTTGAGCCTATGGTGCTCACGACAGAGAAGGGCCAGGTTTGCGACCTCCGTGGTGCCGCCGTCCTGCCATTCCTCTGTATGGTCTGCTTCAGTGGCGGGCGCTGGTTTGTCGCAGCCTGGGAAGCGGCACGTCCGATCTCTGGCCCCGAGGAATCGTCGTATAGCGAGCGAGGGCGTGTACCTCCTCCTGCCGAGCACCAAAGGGGCCCCCGACTCGGGATCAACGAACATGGTCGTCCAAGTGGAGGCCTCGGCTGCCAGCTGTCGCGCGGCGGGGGCGTCGATGGGCCCATAGCCAAGGATTTCGCCGGGCGTTTCCGCCTCTCCAGAAAGGCTTCGTGCTGGCACCGTGACGACCACCTCCATCCTCACTCCACCACCGACAACCGGACGCCCTGCCACCACCGAACGGCAATCACTGGCGTCGGCGTCGAGCTCGCCAATAGTTTTCGCGCGGGGCTGGGGAGGCGCTGTGGCGTTTGTACAGGCGGCGTTTGTACAGGCGGCGTTTGTACAGGCGGCGTTTGCAGAGGCGGCGTTTGCAGAGGCGGAGGGCACGGGGGCATGAGCAGAAGCGGACGCGGAAGAACCTGACGTTGCGGAGAAAGACCCGGGGAAATACTCAGGAAGCGGCGCGGAGTTCGGCGCAGAGACTGAAGGGTCGAGTAGCAGATCTCGAAAGACGTCCGCCCTGAGTTGGCCGATTCCGCGCGACTCTCCCGGCTGCTGCAAGGATCTGGCGAGAGCCTCGAGGCGCGTGTCGATCGCTGCCCCGACCTCGACCGGAAGGTGGGCGGTGATCCAGCACATCCCGTCCTTCGAGGGCTCGACCTCGACTTTTCGGAACGCCGCCGCTCTCTCCTTTCGCGCCGCCAGAGGCTCGTCGTGGTAGTCCTCCGCGAGTCGCCGGAGACGACGTGAGAGGGCTGCGGGGCTGGGAGCATGGTCAGGGTTATCAGGGCAGGCAAGACTCACTGCAGCAGCGCAGAACTCGGCGTCTTTGCCGGGTGGCAGCACGCAAGCGTACTCCATTACCGAGCGCGCCCGGCGACGATCAAGTCTTCCCTCCTGCATCGCGTCCAGCACAGGGGCGAGCCCGGGGTCTGTCAGCGCCAACGCCTCCTCAACCAAGACCCGGCCCGTGCGCTGCGAGACGTTCATCGCAGCCGCGATCTCTGCAGCCGTGATCGACGCTGCTTCGCTTGCTTCAACCGCACCCATGGCCACGCGCCGCATCTCGCTGTGCAGAGCGGCGACGGCCTTCAGGCGTAACGCGTGCATCCGCGCCTCCACGAACTCCAGTCCCCGAACGGTCGTCACCAAGGAGTCCACGAAGACGGCACGCGCCTCGTGCTCGATAGCGGCCGGAGTCATCGCGGCCCGAGCGTCGTCGGAAGGCTCTGCGTCCCGGGATGGCTCTGTATCACTGGATGGTTCTGGGCCGCGGGATGGCTCTAGGCCATCAATCAGCCCTGCACGGTCGGTCTGACCCGCCCCCTCAGCCAGCCCCGCGCCGTCGTCCGCCCCCTGATCCACGCCCGCGCCGTCGTCGGTCTCGTGGCCCTCGCTACGCGGGTCCCCCATGTGTTCCACCGCGTCTTCCCCCATATGGTCCCCGGACATGTGGTCCCCCGGGTCCTCCGCCTTGTTCTCCCCCATGAACAAACCCTCTCACCCACCTCCGACAAAATAAGCGAATCGCCCAATCGCCCAAGGAGACCCCACCGGACCCCCCGCCCCGGCTCCACTGGGAGCGTCAACCAGACCGCACGCTCCGAGATCCCACTCCCAGGCACCCATGAACCGACCGTCCCACCGCTCCGAACAAGGATTGCGTCACAGCGGGGTCACTAAATAGGGCAGGGTCGAAGGCTCGGGTTGCGGGTAACGTGGACAGAACACAAGTGTGACGGACGTCTCGTCAGTGGTCACACTCCCACCCGGCCCAGGGGGAATGCATGGACGTGCACCACGCGGCAGCGACGGCCCTCACGCCGCGGAGAGCGGCACCTCCGGCAGCGCCCATGCCGCCCCTGCGCTTCCGCGAACTGTGTGAGACCATCCTCGCCGAGGTCGACAGGGTCATCGACGGGAAGGCAGAAGCTTCGCGCGTCGCACTGACGGTGCTGCTCGCCCAGGGCCATCTGCTCGTCGAGGACGTCCCCGGAGTCGGCAAGACGATGCTAGCCAAGACGCTCGCGCGGACGATCGACTGTTCCGTCAGCCGCATCCAGTTCACGCCGGACCTCCTGCCGAGCGACGTCACGGGCGTCTCGATCTACAACCAGGCGACGCGCCAGTTCGAGTTCCGCCCGGGCGCCGTCTTCGCGAACATCGTGATCGGCGACGAGATCAACCGGGCATCCGCGAAGACCCAGTCCGCCCTCCTCGAATGCATGGAGGAGCACCAGGTCACGGTCGACGGAACGTCCTACGGGCTGAGCGAGCCGTTCATGGTCATCGCAACCCAGAACCCCATCGAGATGGAGGGGACGTACCCGCTCCCGGAGGCTCAGCGCGACCGGTTCATGGCACGGATCTCCATGGGCTACCCGGACGAGGCCGCCGAGATCGAGATGCTGGAGAGCCACCAGTCCGAATCCCCGCTGTTCTCGATCGAACCGGTCGCCGAGGCCTCCGACGTCGCGTCCATGATCGAGTCGGTCAAGGCCGTGTACGTCTCCGACCCCGTCAAGCAATTCACGGTAGCGCTCGGCCGCGCCACCCGCACGAGCGAGAGGGTCCGGCTCGGGGCGAGCCCACGTGCCGTCCTTCAGCTTCTGCGCGCCGCGAAGGCGCGTGCGGCGCTAGACGGCCGCGACTTCGTGTTGCCAGACGACGTCGCGGCCATGGCTCCGGCCGTGCTGGTCCACCGGCTCATCCTGGACCGCCGGGCCGCCGCCGCTGGGCTCACGGTCGCAGGCGTTCTGGATGCCCTCGTCGCGACGGTGCCGCTTCCGTCCGACGGCGCCGCTCGCCTTCGCCGGCAGGCCTGACCTGCCATGGCCGCGCCGCGAGTACCGTGGCAGGGTCGCCTGACGAGCGTGGGCTGGGGATTCGTCGTCGCCGGAGCGGTCGTGCTCATCGCGGCACAAGCCATGGGGCGACGCGACCTCCTCCATCTCGCGGCGTTCCTCCTGCTCCTCCCGGCCACCGCGTGGATCTCAACTCGCCTGTTCCGCCCTGGCCTGACGATCGAGCGCTCCACCGAGCCGCCTGTCGTCGAGACGGGGCAGCTCGCCGAGGTTCACTTGGCGATCCGTCACGCCGGTGTCCTCGTGGGCCGGATGTCCATGGCGGAGCAGCTCCCTTCTGCCCTCGGGACGGGCCCCGACTTCGCGTACCCGGGCCGCACCGTCGGATCCGACGGCGTGAGCCGTTACCGCTACCAGCTCTCGTGCCCCCACCGCGGGCTCTTCCTGCTCGGCCCCGTCGAGGCCCACTCGACCGACGTCTTCGGCGTGACCGAGCAGCGCACGAGGATCGACGACGGGTCCATCCTCACCGTCACGCCCGCGCCGATCCCGCTCGCGGCCTCCGTTCTTTCGGGGCTTCGCGGCATCGAGGGTGTCATTGCAACCCGGATGCAGGCGAACCCGTCCGAGGACGACGTCATGACCCGCGAGTATCGCCACGGGGATCCGATGCGCCGCGTCCACTGGGCCGCCACGGCGCGCCATGGCGACCTCATGGTCCGCCAGGAGGAGTCGGCCACGTCGCCTGAGGCGACCCTCATCCTCGACCTTCGGCGCGACGCGTTCCCCGTTGCGTCGGGGCGCGCTGTTCCCGCGGACGAGTGGGCCCCCGGCCCTCCCGAGTTCGAGTGGGCCGTCACGGCGGCAATGTCGATCGCCGCCCATCTCGCCGACCTCGACTACTCGCTCCGCCTCCTCGATGCGGACGGGAGTCTCGCACTCTCGCACTCGCCGTCGTCGTCCGAACCCGACGCCCCCGACTATTCCGGCCGTACGGGCCTCGCCTCGGTAGCCGAGGGCCTCGCGGCGATCCTTCCCCGAGGCCGTGAGAACGGCAGCGCAGCCCCGCGCGCAGGGGAAGGCTTCGGCGACCTGCTCCTCGATCGCCTCGAGGCGCACGGCCAGCGCGGCCCGATCGTCGCCGTCCTCGGGCGCACAACGGCCGACGACGCGCGCGTCCTCGCGCCCGCCGGTTCCGCGTCCGAGCGCGCACTCGCACTCGTCGTCGCCGATCGCCCCGGCGCATGCCGAGGGGCCGTCGAGGCCCTGCGTGCGGCAGGCTGGTTCGCGGTCGAGGCGACTCCGTCAACCCGAATCGACGCCGCTTGGCTCGCCCTCACAGGGGAGGTCCTCCCATGGTGACGAGTGCTCCAGCGCCGCCCACATCCGCCGCCCCCGCGGGTCCCCCGGGGCGACCTCGCCACTGGGGCCCCTCCGACTGGCGCCTCCTCGCCTGGCGGCCGGCCGCCGTCGGCCTTCTGCTCGCGGTGTCGGTGGCGGGCGCCGCCATTTCGTACGACGGCGTGCTCCGGGGCTGGGCGTGGCTGTATCCGATCGTCGTGGTCGTCTTTGCCACGGGAGTCGCTATCGCGGTCGCCCGGCTGCTGCGCGCGCCGCACGTCGTGCCCTCTATTGTGGGGCTTGTCGTGTGGGCGCTCACGATGTGCTTCATGTTCCTGCGCGACACCACCCTGCTCGGGTTCATCCCCACAGCCCAAACCCTGGAAGGCGCTCGCGAGGCCCTCGACGAGGCGTGGAACACCATCTCTTTCGAAGCGGTCCCCGCGTCCCCGAACGTCGGCATCGTCGCCTTGCTCGCTGGGGCCCTCGGCCTCACCGCCCTCATCGGCGAGGCGATCGGAGTCTCGTGCCGGATGCCGGCCATCGCCGGCGTCGCGCCACTCTCAGTGCTCACCGTGCCGGCCCTCCTCAAGTCGGACGGCCCTGGGGGCTGGGGCTTCGCGGTCGGTGGCGCCGCTTACCTTGCAGCGCTCGCCCTCGCACGCGCGGAGGTGGTCTCCAGCGAGTGGGGCTCAGGACCCAGCTCCCGGCCGCCTCGGGCCGCCGGAGCCGCGGTCTCGCCGTCGCGCGTCATCACGCTCGTGGCCGCCGTCGTCGTCGGCGCCCTCGTCCTGCCTGCCCTCATCCCGGGCTTCGACAGCGGCTCGTTCCCGGAGGGTTCCAGGCTGAAGTACTTCGGACAGAACGTGGGGCTCAATCCGTTCATCAGCCTCGGAAACGACCTCCGAAGTGCTCAGGGGGTCGGGATCATCCGCTACGCGACGGACTCGACCCAGCCCGTCTACCTCCAGACCACCACCGTCGACTCGTTCGAAGGGAGCACTTGGGGGCCGGACAACCGGGACGACGCAC
Encoded proteins:
- a CDS encoding DUF58 domain-containing protein, with product MAAPRVPWQGRLTSVGWGFVVAGAVVLIAAQAMGRRDLLHLAAFLLLLPATAWISTRLFRPGLTIERSTEPPVVETGQLAEVHLAIRHAGVLVGRMSMAEQLPSALGTGPDFAYPGRTVGSDGVSRYRYQLSCPHRGLFLLGPVEAHSTDVFGVTEQRTRIDDGSILTVTPAPIPLAASVLSGLRGIEGVIATRMQANPSEDDVMTREYRHGDPMRRVHWAATARHGDLMVRQEESATSPEATLILDLRRDAFPVASGRAVPADEWAPGPPEFEWAVTAAMSIAAHLADLDYSLRLLDADGSLALSHSPSSSEPDAPDYSGRTGLASVAEGLAAILPRGRENGSAAPRAGEGFGDLLLDRLEAHGQRGPIVAVLGRTTADDARVLAPAGSASERALALVVADRPGACRGAVEALRAAGWFAVEATPSTRIDAAWLALTGEVLPW
- a CDS encoding AAA family ATPase, producing MDVHHAAATALTPRRAAPPAAPMPPLRFRELCETILAEVDRVIDGKAEASRVALTVLLAQGHLLVEDVPGVGKTMLAKTLARTIDCSVSRIQFTPDLLPSDVTGVSIYNQATRQFEFRPGAVFANIVIGDEINRASAKTQSALLECMEEHQVTVDGTSYGLSEPFMVIATQNPIEMEGTYPLPEAQRDRFMARISMGYPDEAAEIEMLESHQSESPLFSIEPVAEASDVASMIESVKAVYVSDPVKQFTVALGRATRTSERVRLGASPRAVLQLLRAAKARAALDGRDFVLPDDVAAMAPAVLVHRLILDRRAAAAGLTVAGVLDALVATVPLPSDGAARLRRQA
- a CDS encoding HNH endonuclease signature motif containing protein: MGENKAEDPGDHMSGDHMGEDAVEHMGDPRSEGHETDDGAGVDQGADDGAGLAEGAGQTDRAGLIDGLEPSRGPEPSSDTEPSRDAEPSDDARAAMTPAAIEHEARAVFVDSLVTTVRGLEFVEARMHALRLKAVAALHSEMRRVAMGAVEASEAASITAAEIAAAMNVSQRTGRVLVEEALALTDPGLAPVLDAMQEGRLDRRRARSVMEYACVLPPGKDAEFCAAAVSLACPDNPDHAPSPAALSRRLRRLAEDYHDEPLAARKERAAAFRKVEVEPSKDGMCWITAHLPVEVGAAIDTRLEALARSLQQPGESRGIGQLRADVFRDLLLDPSVSAPNSAPLPEYFPGSFSATSGSSASASAHAPVPSASANAASANAACTNAACTNAACTNATAPPQPRAKTIGELDADASDCRSVVAGRPVVGGGVRMEVVVTVPARSLSGEAETPGEILGYGPIDAPAARQLAAEASTWTTMFVDPESGAPLVLGRRRYTPSLAIRRFLGARDRTCRFPGCDKPAPATEADHTEEWQDGGTTEVANLALLCREHHRLKSLGVWKLRQVRPETQDDPEKRDDPEKQDDPEKQYEAEASSPATVDAPPGGILEWTSPTGRRYVTYPEPDAPPPF